In the genome of bacterium, one region contains:
- a CDS encoding sortase gives MAEDDKKFPNASEGVAGLLNIDPNKQAPQPVDEEDNSPESAEAHSMFSDKTVAAPSNLPVADLPVDSAPRAAEDQPVEKPAPAEMPGTSAKEEAEASLGTHKSAGAEPSIPEEARTRSVGSVFKSILPYAAIFAIGLGLYFFYFSDFSLNSIFNSDLLKIESLTKDETNKEYEQLKKDAEGDYRKWLSQFFVDINDDSIISMDADVSGNGLSNFEKYLLNLNPKVYATRGGVGDGQLVLEGINPWTGKQFTDKQKALVEKYINPELISNRITAAAITRGVTKYAQYVNDDSPYYIDPQTLQQMGANGQIIVSPTQIATTTLGSVPVNTQPGAGNPGPGGSVAAAPNLRPDESIDQSKPGLLEIPSNKISVPLIWTQDVKNFDPDLKKGVVHYPGTAMPGEVGTAYISGHSSGYLWDKSPYKQIFAVLGDVKDGTSFTITATQKNGKTVRFNYVVERRGEYAANDQAQFISTADSVVALSTCWPVGTTARRLVLFGKLTQTERS, from the coding sequence ATGGCTGAAGACGACAAAAAGTTTCCCAATGCGAGCGAAGGCGTTGCCGGCTTGTTAAATATTGATCCTAACAAACAGGCTCCCCAGCCTGTTGATGAAGAAGATAATAGCCCAGAATCAGCTGAGGCTCATTCAATGTTTTCGGATAAAACAGTCGCGGCTCCTAGCAATCTGCCCGTGGCAGATTTGCCTGTGGACTCAGCCCCGAGAGCTGCAGAAGATCAACCCGTCGAAAAACCCGCACCTGCAGAGATGCCTGGAACGTCAGCCAAGGAAGAAGCAGAAGCTAGTTTGGGTACGCATAAATCCGCTGGCGCCGAACCTTCTATACCGGAAGAGGCTCGTACACGTTCCGTTGGTTCTGTTTTCAAGAGTATTTTGCCTTACGCAGCAATTTTCGCCATTGGCTTGGGTTTGTACTTCTTTTACTTTAGTGACTTTAGCTTGAATAGCATTTTCAACTCTGACCTGTTAAAGATCGAGAGCTTAACAAAGGATGAAACTAATAAGGAATACGAGCAGCTTAAAAAGGACGCAGAAGGGGATTACAGAAAATGGCTTAGCCAGTTTTTTGTAGATATTAATGACGACAGCATTATAAGCATGGATGCCGACGTGTCTGGAAACGGCCTGTCCAACTTCGAAAAGTATTTGCTTAATTTAAATCCGAAAGTCTATGCTACCCGCGGCGGAGTGGGCGACGGTCAGCTTGTATTGGAAGGTATAAATCCGTGGACAGGAAAGCAATTTACGGACAAGCAAAAAGCGCTGGTGGAAAAATATATCAATCCGGAATTAATCAGCAATCGAATTACGGCAGCAGCTATTACCCGCGGAGTAACTAAGTATGCTCAATATGTAAACGACGATTCACCCTATTACATCGACCCGCAGACTTTGCAGCAGATGGGAGCTAATGGTCAGATTATCGTTTCTCCAACTCAGATAGCTACTACTACTCTTGGCAGCGTGCCTGTGAACACGCAGCCTGGCGCTGGTAATCCAGGACCGGGTGGTTCTGTAGCCGCAGCTCCTAATTTGCGTCCGGATGAAAGCATCGATCAAAGCAAGCCCGGCCTATTAGAAATCCCGAGCAATAAAATTTCTGTGCCATTAATCTGGACACAGGATGTTAAAAACTTTGACCCTGATCTTAAGAAAGGCGTAGTCCATTACCCTGGCACCGCGATGCCAGGCGAAGTTGGTACCGCTTACATCTCCGGGCACTCCAGCGGCTATTTATGGGACAAGAGTCCGTACAAGCAGATCTTCGCAGTATTGGGGGATGTTAAAGATGGAACTTCATTTACCATTACGGCAACCCAGAAGAACGGCAAGACAGTGCGCTTTAACTATGTAGTGGAACGCCGCGGTGAATATGCCGCTAATGATCAGGCTCAATTTATCAGCACCGCTGACTCTGTAGTGGCATTATCAACCTGCTGGCCGGTGGGCACAACAGCTCGTAGGCTTGTATTATTTGGTAAGCTAACCCAAACAGAAAGAAGCTAG
- a CDS encoding glycosyltransferase family 2 protein, with translation MDISFIITPWNCRDLLEATLKSIYNSQTKFTYEAIVYDHGSTDGTLEMVEKDFPQVKLIRGGDVGFAAANNEGIKLSSGRYVTLLNADTELSSDTIETMVSFMDANPKVGISTGKVVLAVNGKLDKACRRSFPTPWVSFTKFSGLANLFPKSKLFNQYNLEYLNEDESYQIDSCVGAFELIRRETMDQIGLLDDTFYMYGEDIDWCYRAKQAGWEVWYYPKTTIFHYKGYLSGKQTAKKKHNPRPTWEFHRAMILFYYKHYVDKYPRMLTWLIQLAIWGRYLLISRFKVYPGASFNGNPNPYLKKPSIN, from the coding sequence ATGGACATCTCATTTATCATCACGCCTTGGAATTGCCGCGACTTGCTGGAGGCAACACTAAAATCAATTTATAACAGCCAGACAAAGTTTACCTATGAAGCTATTGTTTACGACCATGGGTCAACCGACGGTACTTTAGAGATGGTGGAAAAAGATTTTCCTCAGGTCAAACTGATTCGCGGCGGAGACGTTGGCTTTGCAGCAGCGAACAACGAAGGCATTAAGCTTTCCAGTGGCCGCTATGTAACTTTACTGAATGCCGATACAGAACTATCAAGCGACACAATCGAAACCATGGTGTCGTTTATGGATGCAAATCCTAAAGTTGGCATCTCTACCGGTAAAGTTGTGTTAGCGGTTAACGGGAAGTTAGATAAAGCTTGTCGACGGAGCTTTCCTACCCCATGGGTGTCTTTTACAAAATTTTCCGGGCTGGCCAATCTGTTTCCAAAGAGCAAATTATTCAATCAGTACAATTTAGAATACTTGAATGAAGACGAATCGTATCAGATAGATAGTTGTGTTGGTGCCTTCGAATTAATTCGCCGCGAAACCATGGACCAGATCGGACTGCTTGACGATACATTCTATATGTACGGCGAAGACATCGACTGGTGTTATCGCGCCAAGCAAGCCGGTTGGGAAGTATGGTATTACCCGAAAACCACAATCTTTCATTACAAGGGCTACTTGTCTGGCAAGCAGACTGCAAAGAAGAAGCATAACCCGCGCCCGACTTGGGAGTTTCATCGCGCCATGATTTTGTTCTACTATAAGCATTACGTAGATAAGTATCCGCGCATGCTGACTTGGCTAATCCAGCTGGCCATTTGGGGTAGATATTTGTTAATTTCTAGATTCAAAGTTTATCCGGGCGCGTCTTTTAACGGCAATCCTAATCCGTATTTAAAGAAACCGTCAATAAACTAA
- a CDS encoding glycosyltransferase family 2 protein, protein MNQFPKISVNILGTNEKHHLQKAFTSIFKQDYPNFEVLYIDNASTDGSEEFVRQNFPQVKILQTGENRHYGPAHNKGIAATDSELVCILNTDLELAPNYLSEAVKALMQDEKIAGVQGKTLRPKKNPNDPNEQQIIDGTGLTIDRMRIVRDRGQLEVDKGQYDTPQEVLAICGSNPVYRRAALMDVAISGEVIDEDMRAFFDDSDLGWRLRHQGWKLWYQPTAISYHERGVGQSPGGYRNIFALVKFRKQFSTMTKQLSWRNKIFLTLKNDFGKTLRRDWPRILVREIATLGFITIFETKTLLIVPTMIRQLPSILRKRRIIKNRSVLGDENISRFII, encoded by the coding sequence ATGAATCAATTTCCCAAAATTTCCGTAAACATACTTGGAACCAACGAGAAGCACCATTTGCAAAAAGCTTTTACTAGCATTTTCAAACAAGACTATCCTAATTTTGAAGTGCTGTATATAGACAACGCTTCAACTGATGGCTCAGAAGAGTTTGTGCGCCAAAATTTCCCTCAAGTAAAGATTTTGCAAACCGGAGAAAATCGTCATTATGGCCCGGCTCATAATAAGGGCATCGCTGCTACAGATAGCGAGTTGGTGTGTATTTTAAATACAGACTTAGAGCTCGCCCCGAATTATCTGTCCGAAGCTGTGAAAGCGTTGATGCAGGACGAAAAGATTGCCGGAGTGCAGGGCAAGACGTTGCGTCCCAAAAAGAATCCTAACGATCCTAATGAGCAGCAAATCATTGATGGTACTGGGTTAACAATAGACCGCATGCGCATAGTGCGGGATCGCGGCCAGCTCGAAGTAGATAAAGGCCAGTACGATACCCCTCAGGAAGTCTTAGCTATTTGCGGCTCTAATCCGGTTTATCGCCGCGCAGCATTGATGGATGTAGCTATTAGTGGCGAGGTTATAGACGAAGATATGCGCGCTTTTTTTGACGATTCCGACCTTGGCTGGCGCTTGCGCCATCAAGGCTGGAAGCTTTGGTACCAGCCCACGGCTATCTCTTACCACGAGCGGGGAGTGGGTCAGAGTCCAGGCGGTTACAGAAATATTTTCGCCTTGGTAAAGTTCCGCAAGCAGTTTTCTACCATGACCAAACAGTTGTCTTGGCGCAATAAAATCTTTTTGACTCTAAAAAATGATTTTGGGAAAACTCTGCGACGCGATTGGCCGCGGATACTCGTGAGGGAAATTGCCACTTTAGGCTTTATTACAATTTTCGAAACCAAGACTTTGCTGATTGTCCCGACAATGATCCGCCAACTGCCGAGCATTCTTCGCAAGCGACGCATAATTAAAAATCGGAGCGTGCTAGGCGACGAAAATATCAGCCGTTTTATTATCTAA
- the rfbB gene encoding dTDP-glucose 4,6-dehydratase, whose protein sequence is MKVLVTGGAGFIGSNFVRYWLKNHPNDTVVNFDALTYAGNLESLHDLTVNPEYKDRYKFIHGDITDAAAVREAMKGVDVVAHFAANSHVDRSIVEPGNFVNTNVIGTQVLLEEAKNAGVWRFHHVSTDEVYGTLTVEGDELFTEETKYAPNNPYSASKAGSDMIVRSYYKTYDFPATITNTSNNFGAYQFPEKFIPLCITRLIDGKNIRLHGKGDHIRDWLFVEDHCRAIEQVLRRGKLGEVYLVAGRAQLSILEVAQRICQIFGVGDERIEFVPDRPSNDKAYKLDWSKINRELGWEPLFSFDEWLVQTVDWYKNNEAWWRPLVKQSFAWGSTGHREEETATKSVSIPVSMPYGASAFAAADNTQQASYGQASEVITQNEQQPITFLENSNPLTTPSPITIAAQKKNKVLIFGNGQLSMHFQKYYQSQGVEVAVVSRPNVDVLNYAQVANAIAEVQPTIVLNCTGSTNVDWAEANQDEAAAVNIGGAENIARACLEKNVYLVHFSTGYVHSSVSVNDERTELDQPNPINFYAYSKAKADESLMQLTKQGLRVLIVRTNMLLSAVPHPKNVLAKMTIYNKFHDIHSSMTVIEDLVVATDKLVQDQKTGLYNVVNPGLSSPLKIATMLKEIINPDMQLEVLSKEDVEKMYAVRRPDSILSIAKLNREGIQMPEINQRLRGIITVLRDNLRSESAREILAFTAQEDQKKKDLKQTQVINHLFNKNS, encoded by the coding sequence ATGAAAGTTTTAGTCACCGGCGGAGCCGGATTTATTGGTAGCAACTTTGTTCGCTATTGGTTGAAGAATCACCCAAATGACACGGTGGTAAATTTTGATGCGCTTACTTACGCGGGCAATTTAGAAAGCCTGCATGACTTAACAGTTAACCCGGAATACAAAGATCGCTACAAATTTATTCATGGTGATATTACAGATGCAGCCGCTGTTCGCGAAGCAATGAAAGGTGTAGATGTAGTGGCACACTTTGCAGCTAACTCTCATGTGGATCGCAGTATTGTTGAACCTGGAAATTTTGTTAACACTAACGTAATCGGAACCCAAGTTCTTTTGGAAGAAGCGAAGAACGCTGGTGTCTGGCGCTTTCACCATGTCTCAACTGATGAAGTTTACGGAACTTTAACTGTCGAAGGCGACGAATTATTTACAGAAGAGACCAAGTACGCTCCTAATAACCCTTACTCTGCCAGCAAGGCGGGTTCGGATATGATTGTCCGCTCTTATTATAAGACTTACGATTTTCCGGCGACCATCACTAATACCTCTAACAACTTTGGCGCATATCAGTTCCCTGAAAAATTCATCCCTCTATGTATTACCCGTTTAATCGATGGCAAGAATATCCGTTTGCACGGTAAAGGCGATCATATCCGTGACTGGCTGTTTGTAGAAGATCATTGCCGTGCAATCGAGCAAGTCTTGCGTCGCGGCAAACTCGGCGAAGTTTATTTGGTTGCGGGCCGCGCCCAGCTTTCCATTTTAGAAGTTGCACAGCGCATTTGCCAGATCTTCGGTGTAGGCGACGAACGTATCGAATTTGTCCCAGACCGTCCAAGCAACGACAAAGCATATAAATTAGACTGGAGCAAGATCAACCGCGAGCTTGGCTGGGAGCCTTTGTTCAGCTTCGACGAATGGCTAGTTCAGACTGTGGATTGGTACAAGAACAACGAAGCTTGGTGGCGCCCGTTGGTTAAGCAGAGTTTTGCGTGGGGAAGCACTGGCCATAGGGAAGAGGAAACAGCTACCAAATCTGTTTCTATTCCTGTATCTATGCCTTATGGTGCTTCTGCCTTTGCAGCTGCAGATAACACCCAGCAAGCATCTTATGGCCAAGCTAGCGAAGTTATTACTCAGAACGAGCAACAGCCTATTACTTTTTTAGAAAACTCCAATCCGCTTACAACACCGTCACCAATAACCATTGCAGCTCAAAAAAAAAATAAAGTTCTAATCTTCGGCAACGGTCAACTAAGCATGCACTTTCAAAAGTACTATCAGTCGCAAGGTGTAGAAGTAGCGGTCGTTTCTCGTCCGAATGTGGATGTCCTTAACTATGCCCAGGTAGCAAATGCGATTGCAGAAGTCCAGCCAACCATAGTGCTCAACTGCACCGGCTCTACGAATGTAGATTGGGCAGAAGCTAATCAGGATGAAGCGGCAGCTGTTAATATCGGCGGCGCAGAAAATATCGCGCGCGCTTGTTTGGAGAAGAATGTTTATCTGGTACATTTCTCTACTGGCTATGTTCATAGTTCCGTCAGCGTTAACGACGAACGAACAGAACTCGACCAGCCTAACCCGATCAATTTTTACGCATACTCTAAAGCCAAAGCCGATGAAAGCCTGATGCAGCTTACAAAGCAGGGTTTGCGGGTGTTAATTGTCCGAACCAACATGCTTTTATCTGCGGTGCCTCACCCCAAGAATGTTTTGGCAAAAATGACTATCTATAATAAATTCCACGATATTCATAGCTCGATGACAGTCATCGAAGATCTGGTGGTCGCTACAGATAAGCTGGTCCAAGATCAGAAGACAGGTTTGTATAATGTTGTAAATCCAGGTCTGAGTTCTCCGCTCAAGATAGCTACCATGCTAAAGGAGATTATTAATCCTGATATGCAATTGGAAGTTTTGTCTAAAGAAGATGTAGAAAAGATGTATGCAGTTCGCCGTCCCGATTCGATTCTCTCAATTGCAAAATTGAATCGCGAAGGCATTCAGATGCCAGAAATCAATCAGCGCTTGCGCGGCATTATTACTGTCCTGCGGGATAATTTGCGCAGCGAGTCGGCAAGAGAGATTCTGGCCTTTACTGCCCAGGAAGACCAGAAGAAGAAGGATCTCAAGCAGACGCAGGTAATCAACCACTTGTTTAATAAGAACAGTTAA
- a CDS encoding FdtA/QdtA family cupin domain-containing protein: protein MKLEFKQLDIKHVKGRDNMYELYEIDAATYVDYDIKRVYYLTDLKGNTGQHCHFIEKELFVMAKGSCTAIIDRGYGLEEFPMAQGQAIYVGNYVWHGFKDFSEDATFLALSSTKYNADRSDYLEDYEEYQRRIKDEGWQPADK, encoded by the coding sequence ATGAAACTCGAATTTAAGCAATTAGACATCAAGCACGTTAAAGGCCGAGACAACATGTACGAGCTGTACGAAATTGATGCGGCCACCTATGTCGACTACGACATAAAGCGGGTCTATTATTTAACAGATCTTAAAGGTAACACCGGCCAGCACTGTCACTTCATAGAAAAAGAATTATTCGTGATGGCCAAAGGTTCTTGTACAGCTATCATTGATCGAGGCTACGGACTCGAGGAGTTCCCCATGGCTCAAGGTCAAGCTATCTACGTGGGCAACTATGTGTGGCATGGCTTTAAAGATTTTTCCGAGGATGCAACTTTTCTTGCCTTATCTTCTACCAAATACAACGCCGACCGCAGCGATTACTTGGAAGACTACGAAGAGTACCAAAGAAGAATCAAAGACGAAGGCTGGCAGCCGGCTGATAAATAA
- the rplU gene encoding 50S ribosomal protein L21 encodes MSFAVIATGGKQYLVAKGEKIQIEKLEGEAGDQVIFDQVLATVTDKDYAIGKPTLSGQTVEGKIIKQGRGAKIHVLKYKPKSKYRRKIGHRQAFTEVEITKI; translated from the coding sequence ATGTCATTTGCAGTTATTGCCACCGGCGGAAAACAGTATTTAGTTGCCAAAGGTGAAAAAATTCAGATCGAAAAACTAGAAGGTGAAGCTGGTGACCAGGTAATCTTTGATCAAGTCCTCGCTACCGTTACCGATAAAGATTATGCCATTGGCAAACCGACTTTATCCGGCCAGACTGTAGAAGGCAAGATTATCAAGCAGGGCCGCGGTGCCAAGATTCATGTCTTAAAGTATAAGCCAAAGAGCAAGTACCGTCGCAAGATCGGTCATCGCCAGGCTTTTACAGAAGTCGAAATCACTAAGATCTAA